The nucleotide sequence CGTTTCTAATTGTACTTAATCTATGAGCAATAACAAATGTTGTTCTATCGGCCATAAGTCTTTCAATTGCTTCCTGCACAAGCATTTCAGATTCATTATCCAAAGCCGAAGTCGCTTCATCAAAAATCATTATCGGCGGATTTTTTAATAATGCACGCGCGATTGATAATCTTTGCCGCTGTCCTCCTGATATTTTTGTTCCATGCTCGCCAATTATTGTGTCATAACCATGCGGCATTTCCAAAATAAAATTATGCGCGTTTGCAATTTTTGCCGCTTCCACAACCTTTTCAAATGGAAAATTTTCCAATCCATACGCGATGTTGCTTGTAACCGTTTCGTTAAATAATACGGTTTCCTGTGTAACTATTCCCATTAATTTACGCAGACTTTCTAATGAAACTTCTTTTGTATCTATTCCATCAATTAAAATTTGACCTGATGTAGGATCATAAAATCTCGGAATTAAATCAACAAATGTAGTTTTTCCCGCACCGCTTCCGCCAACCAAAGCAATTATTTCACCTTTATTTACTTTTAACGAAATGTTATCCAATATTAGTTCATCCGAATCGTCATATTTAAAGTACATATTCTTAAATTCTATACCTTGTGTAAAACTTCCAATGGTTTTTGCGTTTTTTATATTTTTGATTTTTGGTTCGGTATCAATAACTTCAAAAATTCTATCGCCCGCTGCTATAGCTTCTTGAATTCGATTATTTACAGTTGCCAAAGTTTTCATCGGAGGAATCATTTGAAAAACAGCAAGCAAAAATCCTAAAAATTCACTCGCCTTCATTGATTTATCGATTAGCACCAAAACTCCGCCGTAATAGATGATAACAACTCCGACCAATACTGCAATAAATTCTGTGCTGGGTGAAGATATTGATTGGATTCGTATTTTCTTTATTGCCGTTTTAAAGTAATTATTTGTAAAGTTCATAAACTTTTTATTTTCATAAGCTTCCATTCCGAACGCTTTTACAATTTTAACACCGGAAATAGACTCCTGTAATATCGCGGTTATATTTCCCATTTCTCTTTGCAACTGTTTTGTCTGCCTTCGTAATTTAATACCAATTGTGCCAATAATCGCGCCGGAAACCGGAAGTATTACAAGTGAAACCAAAAACAATTTCCAACTAATGGAAATTGCGATTCCCATGAAAACAATTATTGTTACTGGTTCCCTGAATAAACTTAGAAATACAATTGAAAAGCTGTTTTGAACAACGTTTACGTCATTAGTAATTCTTGAAATTAAATCGCCTGTTCTTTCGTTTTTGAAGTAACTCATCGGCAATTTATGCAAATGATTATAAGCAGTATCTCTTATTCTTTTTATTGCTCCCTGCTGAACATATGACAAAAAATAATCCTGCAGATAATCAAATATTCCTTTGGCAAAAAAAGCTATAATAATAAGTAAGCA is from Ignavibacteriota bacterium and encodes:
- a CDS encoding ABC transporter ATP-binding protein; this encodes MNTYRRILTFVLPFWKHLILAVLFTFLYSLMHGASVYLTIPLLDTLFNQSETVPKVNSINENIKNSFVPQFITDFINTISLAFHNFIFDGGITQILLKICLLIIIAFFAKGIFDYLQDYFLSYVQQGAIKRIRDTAYNHLHKLPMSYFKNERTGDLISRITNDVNVVQNSFSIVFLSLFREPVTIIVFMGIAISISWKLFLVSLVILPVSGAIIGTIGIKLRRQTKQLQREMGNITAILQESISGVKIVKAFGMEAYENKKFMNFTNNYFKTAIKKIRIQSISSPSTEFIAVLVGVVIIYYGGVLVLIDKSMKASEFLGFLLAVFQMIPPMKTLATVNNRIQEAIAAGDRIFEVIDTEPKIKNIKNAKTIGSFTQGIEFKNMYFKYDDSDELILDNISLKVNKGEIIALVGGSGAGKTTFVDLIPRFYDPTSGQILIDGIDTKEVSLESLRKLMGIVTQETVLFNETVTSNIAYGLENFPFEKVVEAAKIANAHNFILEMPHGYDTIIGEHGTKISGGQRQRLSIARALLKNPPIMIFDEATSALDNESEMLVQEAIERLMADRTTFVIAHRLSTIRNANRILVLDKGKIVQQGNHQELLNDEKGLYRKLYELQFRNLE